In Dermacentor variabilis isolate Ectoservices chromosome 11, ASM5094787v1, whole genome shotgun sequence, one genomic interval encodes:
- the LOC142564204 gene encoding uncharacterized protein LOC142564204: MVDNVVAALFSYLDRVSQQDLLSLDGENIEWLPRLGTLLPETAVREFQRVLADSGSMSHFLQRIAWLMCWLMERNKIRPWLLYRFGASFLQANHASLLEGVASILKRPGYRMTIQVRHRGGAYYACMINGYTAPVYVGNVVMCLVFWPGQSFAAAYVGRVSHQRQLADALHYALNGETVELLDGLHTDLGAAFRMGCRNLISSVMYRRAAGPPPGEEYFVPQQQRSNVPGRRPGGFL; this comes from the coding sequence ATGGTGGACAACGTCGTCGCCGCGCTGTTTAGCTACCTCGATCGAGTGTCGCAACAGGATCTTTTGTCCCTGGACGGAGAGAACATAGAGTGGCTACCGAGACTCGGCACCCTGCTGCCAGAAACAGCCGTCCGAGAATTCCAGCGCGTGCTCGCAGATAGCGGCAGCATGAGTCATTTCTTGCAGCGTATCGCCTGGCTCATGTGTTGGCTGATGGAGCGCAACAAGATTCGCCCATGGCTGCTCTACCGTTTCGGTGCCTCATTCTTGCAGGCCAACCACGCCTCGCTTCTGGAGGGCGTGGCGAGTATACTCAAGCGTCCCGGTTACCGTATGACAATTCAAGTGAGGCACCGAGGAGGAGCCTACTACGCCTGCATGATAAACGGTTACACGGCTCCAGTCTACGTGGGCAACGTAGTTATGTGCTTGGTCTTCTGGCCCGGCCAGTCGTTCGCGGCCGCGTATGTTGGCCGAGTCTCCCACCAGCGCCAACTGGCGGACGCCCTGCATTACGCCCTAAATGGCGAAACCGTGGAACTCTTAGACGGCCTTCACACAGATCTCGGAGCCGCGTTTCGTATGGGATGCCGAAATTTGATCAGTTCAGTCATGTATCGCAGAGCTGCTGGCCCGCCTCCCGGTGAAGAGTATTTTGTGCCACAACAGCAGCGTTCCAATGTACCCGGCAGGCGCCCCG